In one window of Helianthus annuus cultivar XRQ/B chromosome 17, HanXRQr2.0-SUNRISE, whole genome shotgun sequence DNA:
- the LOC110865169 gene encoding kinesin-like protein KIN-7E — MGAIGGEELMNWEKMEGVGNGREEKILVLVRLRPLNEKEIARNDVSDWECINDTTVLFRNSLQERSMFPTAYSFDRVFSGDATTRQVYDEGAKGIALSVVSGINSSIFAYGQTSSGKTYTMTGITEYTVADIYAYMQKHEERAFVLKFSAIEIYNEAIRDLLSTDNIPLRVLDDPEKGTIIEKLTEETLRDWGHLKQLLSVCEAQRKVGETSLNETSSRSHQILRLTIESSANEFIGKDKSTKLTASVNFVDLAGSERAAQALSVGQRLKEGCHINRSLLTLSTVIRKLSKGKHGHVNYRDSKLTRILQPCLGGNARTAIICTLSPAREHVEQSKNTLLFASCAKEVTTNAQVNVVMSDKALVKHLQKELARLENELRTPAPPDYSALLKKKDQQIEKLEKEVRDLIKQRDLAESRIQELLQAVRNDQVSTQWDGRQGNTCADEYSSESSSTKLPGTTRHQENSNSPSLPSRTLFRTRTEEEESNTVCKEVRCVETDESTNDQTAISNGESESVSGPTETSHLRNRVNIGSLEQNFQDLQNTINSLVTRPYGDGDEEQEVQSQISNPTGHKLTKSRSCRANLVTSSSPPAFENTPPNDFETRHSARPEGRKLWDIPPQEYGGAASGGLLRSDSQSSLGSTMLEDAKNKTSGEEDIPSVDTFVAGLKKMAKLQFDQVNGSGAEGDGLGKSVKSIGIDSMMDSPPADWPQEFARQQKCIVELWQACNVSLIHRTYFFLLFRGDPMDSIYMEVEIRRLSFLKETFSKGNPAFHDGHTLTSASSIKALRREKAMLSRLMNKRFSEEEKKKLYQKWGVNPNSKRRRLQLIHRLWTNTEDPNHLQDSASVVSKLIKFSEQGQALKEMFGLSFSPPKMVRRSLGWKPSMSSLL, encoded by the exons ATGGGGGCAATTGGTGGGGAAGAGTTGATGAATTGGGAGAAAATGGAAGGTGTTGGAAATGGAAGAGAGGAGAAGATTCTTGTGTTGGTGAGGTTGAGGCCTTTGAATGAGAAAGAAATTGCAAGAAATGATGTTTCAGATTGGGAATGCATCAATGATACTACTGTTTTGTTTAGGAATAGTTTGCAGGAAAGATCTATGTTCCCTACTGCTTATTCATTTG ACAGAGTATTTAGTGGTGATGCAACAACTAGGCAAGTTTACGATGAAGGAGCTAAAGGGATTGCACTTTCGGTTGTTAGTGGCATAAACT CAAGCATTTTTGCATACGGGCAAACAAGTAGTGGGAAGACGTACACAATGACCGGGATAACAGAGTACACCGTGGCGGATATATACGCGTATATGCAAaaa CATGAAGAAAGGGCGTTTGTTTTGAAATTTTCGGCTATTGAAATCTATAATGAAGCCATAAGAGACCTTTTAAGCACAGACAATATTCCACTTAGGGTTTTGGATGATCCGGAG AAAGGGACAATTATCGAGAAACTTACAGAGGAAACTCTAAGAGATTGGGGCCATCTTAAACAGCTTTTGTCCGTATGCGAAG CTCAAAGAAAAGTGGGAGAGACATCCCTCAACGAAACAAGTTCAAGATCTCATCAAATTTTAAGGCTG ACGATTGAGAGTTCAGCTAATGAGTTCATAGGGAAGGATAAGTCTACAAAACTTACGGCTAGTGTG AACTTTGTTGATCTTGCTGGAAGTGAGCGTGCAGCTCAGGCATTATCTGTTGGGCAAAGACTGAAAGAAGGTTGCCACATAAATCGTAGCTTATTGACGCTTTCCACTGTCATTCGGAAGCTAAG CAAGGGCAAACATGGGCACGTGAACTACCGTGACTCAAAGCTGACACGCATATTGCAGCCGTGTTTGGGAGGAAATGCACGAACCGCCATTATTTGCACCTTGAGTCCAGCTCGAGAGCATGTTGAGCAATCTAAAAATACCCTTTTATTTGCAAGTTGTGCAAAAGAAGTAACCACAAATGCACAAGTTAATGTCGTGATGTCTGATAAGGCCTTGGTTAAGCATTTACAAAAAGAACTGGCTCGATTGGAAAACGAGCTAAGAACGCCCGCACCGCCAGATTATTCCGCACTACTCAAGAAGAAAGATCAGCAGATCGAGAAG TTGGAGAAAGAGGTCCGGGATCTTATCAAGCAACGGGATCTTGCTGAATCTAGGATCCAGGAATTGCTACAAGCTGTCAGAAATGATCAAGTTTCAACACAATGG GATGGACGACAAGGCAACACATGTGCAGATGAATATTCGTCCGAATCATCGAGCACTAAATTACCCGGTACAACTCGTCACCAAGAAAACTCCAACTCTCCCTCACTGCCAAGTAGAACTTTGTTTAGAACAAGAACCGAAGAAGAAGAGTCTAACACCGTTTGCAAAGAGGTCCGTTGTGTTGAAACCGATGAATCCACCAACGATCAAACCGCCATTTCCAATGGCGAATCTGAATCAGTGTCGGGCCCCACCGAAACAAGCCACTTAAGAAACCGGGTTAATATCGGGTCGTTGGagcaaaatttccaagatttGCAAAACACCATAAACTCTCTAGTTACACGACCATACGGTGACGGTGACGAAGAACAAGAAGTGCAGTCACAAATATCGAATCCGACGGGTCATAAGCTCACCAAAAGCAGGAGTTGTAGAGCAAATCTTGTAACTAGTTCTTCACCACCTGCGTTTGAGAACACACCGCCTAATGATTTTGAAACAAGACATTCAGCAAGGCCTGAAGGCCGGAAGCTATGGGATATTCCGCCGCAGGAGTACGGTGGTGCTGCCAGTGGAGGACTGTTGAGAAGTGATTCACAGTCGTCCCTTGGAAGCACAATGTTGGAAGATGCTAAGAACAAAACCTCGGGCGAAGAAGATATTCCTAGCGTAGATACTTTCGTTGCGGGATTGAAGAAAATGGCCAAACTTCAGTTTGACCAG GTTAATGGTTCAGGAGCAGAGGGTGATGGCTTGggtaaaagcgtaaaaagcatagGAATAGATTCGATGATGGATTCGCCGCCTGCAGATTGGCCTCAAGAGTTTGCAAGGCAGCAGAAATGTATAGTTGAACTTTGGCAAGCGTGCAACGTTTCTCTGATTCACAGGACGTATTTTTTCTTGTTGTTTAGAGGCGATCCAATGGATTCTATTTACATGGAGGTTGAGATTAGGAGGCTTTCTTTTCTTAAGGAAACATTTTCAAAGGGCAATCCAGCTTTTCATGATGGCCATACTCTCACATCCGCATCcag CATCAAAGCTCTAAGAAGGGAGAAAGCAATGTTAAGCAGGCTGATGAACAAACGCTTttcagaagaagaaaagaagaaactTTACCAAAAATGGGGTGTCAACCCGAACTCCAAACGAAGGAGGCTGCAGCTAATCCATCGCCTGTGGACCAACACGGAGGATCCGAACCACTTGCAAGATAGCGCTTCAGTAGTTTCAAAACTGATTAAGTTCTCTGAACAGGGTCAGGCTCTTAAGGAGATGTTCGGGCTTAGCTTTAGTCCTCCGAAAATGGTCAGGAGATCGCTGGGTTGGAAACCGAGCATGTCATCGCTGTTGTAA